One window of the Chryseobacterium shigense genome contains the following:
- a CDS encoding LysM peptidoglycan-binding domain-containing protein, whose translation MIKRFFILSSLCMVLGASAQNSHTVIKGDNPYNIAKKYGITVDELLKLNPKFKDGKLAIGDVVTVKAEKHTAVASKPAVVEKAKSGNTAAQVGKIILQPKQTIYGITKQYRISETDLRKLNPELDAHMKIGDEIIIPLDSIKKYGGEQQAVPVVTKPAETHTEVAAAVATHVEGEAYVVQSKDNYYRITKQFGISQQELFALNPGLEEKGLKPGETIRIKKSNADAAVVSEPVSPKTKIDAGNEKSPAVTTVVDDYVTYTVQQGDTVFSIVNKFGVSIDELIALNPELSKGLKTGMVLKIKKQDPAYVKKNGDALSVVLMLPFGYSTNETQYRSMALDFLTGAKLAIERNARGGQKLDVKIVDSGNEATFKNSMAQINPENTDLIIGPFFKSNVIDVLDFTKNQKIPVVAPFANSPELYNYNNLIIVETNDQTYADKIVEEVKAVYSDQKIYVVADTKKELASYIKGGLEKAVKNPNIIIVNSPSEIQLDQNMMTGQSAPVIAILASDNDAAGEAFANKTIALSKEVQGVKAFSMYYSPVFEKKVDDLSQASLVYLMDRKINSDGSFEKEILAAYKSKYCKTPPKYAIVGFDVVNDMLMRENKKGEIFKQMNKVQTQLATKFEFVKSKANGAYVNTGYRVIRLVP comes from the coding sequence ATGATAAAGAGGTTTTTTATTTTGTCCAGTTTATGTATGGTTTTGGGAGCGTCTGCCCAGAACTCACACACCGTTATAAAAGGAGATAATCCTTATAATATTGCAAAAAAATACGGTATTACTGTAGATGAATTGTTAAAGCTAAACCCCAAATTTAAAGATGGTAAACTGGCAATAGGAGATGTTGTTACAGTAAAAGCTGAAAAACATACTGCTGTAGCTTCCAAACCTGCTGTCGTAGAAAAAGCAAAATCCGGTAATACAGCTGCTCAGGTTGGGAAAATTATTCTGCAGCCTAAACAGACTATTTACGGGATTACAAAACAATACCGTATCTCTGAAACAGATTTGCGAAAACTGAACCCAGAGCTTGATGCCCACATGAAAATAGGGGACGAGATCATTATACCTCTTGACAGTATCAAAAAATATGGTGGAGAGCAGCAGGCTGTTCCTGTAGTTACCAAACCCGCAGAAACTCATACAGAGGTAGCTGCGGCAGTAGCAACACATGTAGAAGGAGAGGCATATGTAGTTCAGTCAAAAGATAATTATTACAGAATTACAAAACAGTTTGGAATCAGCCAGCAGGAGCTTTTTGCCTTAAATCCGGGATTGGAAGAGAAAGGGCTTAAGCCGGGTGAGACCATCAGGATTAAAAAATCAAATGCGGATGCAGCCGTGGTTTCCGAACCCGTAAGTCCTAAAACAAAAATAGATGCAGGAAACGAGAAATCCCCGGCAGTAACTACTGTAGTGGATGACTACGTTACATATACCGTTCAGCAGGGCGATACCGTATTCTCTATCGTTAACAAGTTCGGTGTTTCAATTGACGAGCTTATCGCTTTGAATCCTGAACTTTCAAAAGGACTGAAAACAGGGATGGTCTTAAAGATCAAAAAACAGGATCCGGCTTACGTAAAGAAAAACGGAGATGCACTGAGCGTTGTTTTGATGCTTCCTTTCGGGTACAGTACCAACGAAACCCAATACAGATCAATGGCGCTGGACTTCCTTACAGGAGCTAAACTTGCTATTGAAAGAAATGCAAGAGGCGGTCAGAAGCTTGATGTTAAAATTGTAGATTCAGGAAACGAAGCTACATTCAAAAATTCAATGGCCCAGATCAATCCGGAAAATACAGACCTGATTATTGGCCCATTCTTTAAATCTAACGTAATTGACGTTCTTGATTTTACCAAAAATCAGAAGATCCCGGTTGTTGCACCTTTTGCCAACTCTCCGGAATTATACAATTATAACAACCTGATTATTGTTGAAACCAATGACCAGACTTATGCAGATAAAATTGTTGAAGAAGTAAAAGCTGTTTATTCAGATCAGAAAATATATGTGGTGGCAGACACTAAGAAAGAACTGGCCAGCTATATCAAAGGCGGTCTTGAAAAAGCAGTTAAAAATCCAAATATAATCATCGTTAATTCTCCATCAGAAATTCAGCTGGATCAGAATATGATGACAGGGCAATCCGCTCCGGTTATTGCCATTCTTGCCAGTGATAATGATGCTGCCGGAGAAGCTTTTGCCAACAAAACAATTGCCCTTTCCAAAGAAGTACAGGGAGTAAAAGCCTTCAGTATGTATTATTCTCCTGTTTTTGAGAAGAAAGTAGATGATCTGAGCCAGGCAAGCCTTGTATATCTGATGGACAGAAAAATCAATTCAGACGGAAGCTTTGAAAAAGAAATACTGGCTGCTTATAAAAGTAAATACTGCAAGACACCTCCTAAATATGCAATCGTAGGTTTTGATGTTGTAAATGACATGCTGATGAGAGAAAACAAAAAAGGAGAAATCTTTAAGCAGATGAATAAAGTTCAGACCCAGCTTGCTACCAAGTTTGAATTTGTAAAATCTAAAGCAAACGGAGCTTACGTAAATACCGGATACCGTGTAATTAGACTAGTTCCTTAA
- the fabD gene encoding ACP S-malonyltransferase encodes MKALVFPGQGSQFVGMGKELYDSRKDIKDLMEYANEILGFDILSLMFNGTDADLKKTEVTQPSIFIHSVAALKAINGLGAEMVAGHSLGEFSALVANGVLSFDDGLKLVSERAKAMQEACDANPSSMAAILGLEDAKVEEICAQISGIVVPANYNCPGQLVISGETSAVEEACVKLKEAGAKRALLLPVNGAFHSPLMQPAQEKLAAAIEKTKFRKATIPVYQNITTTAVINPEEIKQNLIAQLTGPVKWTQSVQNMIKDGASNFVEVGPGKTLQGLIKKIDASVDVASAI; translated from the coding sequence ATGAAAGCACTTGTATTTCCTGGGCAGGGTTCTCAGTTCGTAGGAATGGGAAAAGAATTATACGATTCCAGAAAAGACATTAAGGATTTAATGGAATATGCCAACGAAATTTTAGGTTTCGATATTCTTTCCCTGATGTTCAACGGAACGGATGCAGATCTTAAGAAGACAGAAGTTACCCAGCCTTCAATATTTATACATTCAGTAGCTGCTCTGAAAGCAATAAACGGTCTTGGAGCCGAAATGGTTGCAGGACATTCTTTAGGAGAATTTTCAGCATTGGTTGCCAATGGAGTTTTATCCTTTGACGACGGTCTGAAGCTGGTATCCGAAAGAGCAAAAGCAATGCAGGAAGCCTGTGATGCCAATCCAAGCTCTATGGCTGCAATTTTAGGTCTTGAAGATGCTAAAGTTGAAGAGATTTGCGCACAGATCAGCGGTATCGTAGTTCCAGCCAACTACAACTGTCCTGGCCAATTGGTAATTTCGGGAGAAACTTCAGCAGTAGAAGAAGCTTGCGTAAAGCTTAAAGAAGCAGGGGCAAAAAGAGCATTGCTGCTTCCTGTAAACGGAGCATTCCACTCCCCGTTAATGCAGCCTGCACAGGAAAAACTGGCAGCGGCAATTGAAAAAACAAAATTCAGAAAAGCAACGATTCCGGTATACCAGAATATTACAACTACAGCAGTGATTAATCCTGAGGAGATCAAACAAAACCTGATCGCCCAGCTTACAGGTCCTGTAAAATGGACTCAGTCTGTTCAGAATATGATCAAAGACGGTGCATCTAATTTCGTAGAAGTAGGTCCTGGAAAAACACTTCAGGGGCTCATCAAGAAAATTGATGCTTCTGTAGATGTTGCGTCTGCAATATAA
- a CDS encoding GYDIA family GHMP kinase: MSGIFSPGKLMLTSEYFAIDGALVLAVPTKPGQEFFFEEKDDEKSLIFWEAHHQNKLWLKAVIDYKNWQILETNLLPSAEFILKTLKNVQQLSKIKFKDHFTYHLKTNLQFPADYGLGSSSTLMTNLAEWADIDPFHLNSMSLGGSGYDIAVAKEKSAVLFRSKPEISYEKIDFSPPFKNELIFIHLNQKQDSREGINLYKSKLKSQILIDEFSDITKKVLLCSELENFSQLMMIHEQKISKFLEIPAVKEKFFADCPVFVKSLGAWGGDFVMSAKFHGYKDYFWGKGFNTVFEWSDIINL, encoded by the coding sequence ATGAGCGGAATATTTTCACCGGGAAAGCTTATGCTTACTTCAGAATATTTCGCAATAGACGGAGCTCTTGTCCTGGCGGTACCTACCAAGCCCGGACAAGAGTTTTTTTTTGAAGAAAAAGATGATGAAAAATCCCTGATCTTCTGGGAAGCCCATCATCAGAATAAATTATGGTTGAAAGCTGTCATAGATTACAAAAACTGGCAGATCCTTGAAACCAATCTTCTTCCAAGCGCTGAATTCATTCTGAAAACCTTAAAAAACGTTCAGCAGCTTTCTAAAATCAAATTCAAAGACCATTTTACCTATCACCTGAAAACCAACCTTCAGTTTCCTGCAGATTACGGATTGGGAAGCAGCTCTACTTTAATGACCAACCTTGCAGAATGGGCAGATATTGATCCATTCCATCTCAACAGCATGAGTCTGGGAGGAAGCGGTTACGATATTGCCGTTGCAAAAGAGAAATCCGCAGTGCTTTTCCGCAGTAAACCTGAGATCAGCTATGAGAAGATAGATTTCAGTCCACCATTTAAAAATGAACTGATTTTTATTCATTTAAATCAGAAGCAGGATAGCAGGGAAGGAATTAATCTTTACAAGTCCAAATTAAAGTCCCAGATCCTTATTGATGAATTTTCGGATATCACAAAAAAAGTTTTATTATGCAGTGAATTGGAAAATTTTTCACAGTTGATGATGATCCATGAGCAAAAAATATCAAAATTCCTTGAAATTCCTGCAGTTAAAGAGAAATTTTTCGCGGACTGTCCTGTTTTTGTTAAAAGTTTGGGAGCATGGGGCGGAGATTTTGTGATGAGTGCCAAATTTCACGGCTATAAGGACTATTTTTGGGGAAAAGGTTTCAATACTGTTTTTGAATGGTCTGATATAATTAATTTATAA
- the pckA gene encoding phosphoenolpyruvate carboxykinase (ATP) encodes MKHAKIIQDLEKLGIKGSYEVVYNPSYEELYQAEIAPENQGFEQAELTESGAVSVKTGIFTGRSPKDRYIVQDDVTRDTIFWDGKVNLPTTAENFDSCKTLVLNQLSEAKKIYVVDAFCGTNTDTRLKVRFIVEVAWQAHFVTNMFIRPSHYELENFGEPDFTVINGSKTTNPDWEAQGLNSENFIMFNLTEKLQIIGGTWYGGEMKKGMFAMMNYYLPLKGMASMHCSANVGEEGDVALFFGLSGTGKTTLSADPKRYLIGDDEHGWDNNGVFNYEGGCYAKVIDLSEEKEPDIFRAIKRDALLENVVVNNGIADYKDGSITENTRVSYPIYHINKIVLPSKAGHAKKIVYLSADAFGVLPPVSILDENQAQYHFLCGYTSKLAGTERGITEPEPSFSPAFGEAFLTLHPTMYSKTLIGKMKEHGAKAYLVNTGWNGTGKRISLKDTRAIIDAIIDGSIENAPKTQVPIMNLEIPTQLPNVSEGILDPRETYENASEWEEKAKDLAARYIKNFEQYCDTEEGKKLVASGPQLQGQTI; translated from the coding sequence ATGAAACACGCTAAAATCATCCAGGATTTAGAAAAATTAGGGATTAAAGGAAGTTATGAAGTCGTCTATAACCCGTCTTATGAAGAGTTATATCAGGCTGAAATAGCTCCTGAAAATCAAGGCTTTGAGCAAGCTGAGCTTACAGAATCCGGTGCAGTATCAGTGAAAACTGGAATTTTCACAGGTCGTTCGCCTAAAGACAGATACATAGTTCAGGATGATGTTACAAGAGACACAATTTTCTGGGACGGGAAAGTAAACCTTCCTACAACAGCGGAAAATTTTGATTCCTGTAAAACATTAGTGCTGAACCAGCTTTCTGAGGCTAAAAAGATCTATGTAGTTGATGCTTTTTGTGGTACCAATACAGATACAAGGCTAAAAGTAAGGTTCATCGTTGAGGTAGCGTGGCAGGCGCATTTCGTTACTAATATGTTCATCCGTCCGTCTCATTATGAGCTTGAAAACTTCGGCGAGCCGGATTTCACAGTGATCAACGGTTCTAAAACAACCAATCCGGACTGGGAAGCCCAGGGATTAAATTCTGAGAACTTCATTATGTTCAACCTTACTGAAAAACTACAGATCATCGGAGGTACATGGTACGGAGGTGAAATGAAGAAAGGTATGTTTGCCATGATGAACTATTATCTTCCATTAAAAGGAATGGCTTCTATGCACTGTTCTGCCAACGTAGGTGAAGAAGGTGACGTTGCCCTTTTCTTCGGACTTTCCGGAACAGGAAAAACAACTTTATCTGCTGACCCTAAAAGATACCTGATTGGTGATGATGAGCACGGTTGGGATAATAACGGTGTATTCAACTATGAAGGAGGATGCTATGCCAAAGTAATTGACCTTTCAGAAGAAAAAGAACCGGATATTTTCAGAGCGATCAAAAGAGACGCACTGCTGGAAAATGTAGTGGTAAATAATGGAATTGCTGATTATAAAGACGGATCTATCACTGAAAATACAAGAGTGTCTTACCCGATTTATCATATCAATAAGATCGTTCTTCCTTCTAAAGCCGGTCATGCTAAGAAGATTGTTTATCTTTCTGCTGATGCATTCGGGGTATTGCCTCCGGTTTCTATTTTGGATGAAAACCAGGCGCAGTATCACTTCCTTTGTGGGTATACTTCTAAATTAGCCGGTACAGAAAGAGGAATCACTGAACCTGAACCATCTTTCTCTCCTGCATTCGGAGAAGCATTCCTTACACTTCACCCGACAATGTATTCTAAAACACTGATCGGTAAGATGAAAGAACACGGGGCTAAAGCATATCTGGTAAATACAGGATGGAACGGAACAGGGAAGAGAATCTCTCTAAAAGATACAAGAGCAATTATTGATGCAATTATTGACGGTTCTATCGAAAATGCTCCTAAAACTCAGGTTCCAATCATGAACCTTGAAATTCCTACACAGCTTCCGAATGTTTCTGAAGGTATTTTAGACCCGAGAGAAACCTATGAGAACGCTTCAGAGTGGGAAGAAAAAGCAAAAGATCTTGCTGCAAGATATATTAAAAACTTTGAGCAGTACTGCGATACTGAAGAAGGGAAGAAGTTAGTTGCTTCAGGGCCTCAGTTGCAGGGACAAACGATCTAA
- a CDS encoding type II 3-dehydroquinate dehydratase, protein MKVLIINGPNLNLLGTREPEIYGTVSMEDCLKNLQSEFTSCEISYYQSNIEGEIINRLQEDNFDALVINPGAYTHYSYAIADCLKNIQKPKVEVHISNIYKREEFRQKSVTAANTDAVLSGFGMDGYRLAILSLK, encoded by the coding sequence ATGAAAGTTCTTATCATCAATGGTCCCAATCTCAATCTTTTGGGAACAAGGGAGCCCGAAATCTACGGAACCGTTTCTATGGAGGATTGTCTGAAAAATTTACAATCTGAATTCACTTCCTGTGAAATAAGCTATTACCAGTCCAATATTGAAGGGGAAATTATCAACAGACTTCAGGAAGATAATTTTGATGCTTTAGTAATTAACCCGGGAGCATATACTCATTATTCATATGCCATTGCAGACTGTTTAAAAAACATACAAAAGCCTAAGGTTGAAGTTCATATCAGCAATATTTATAAAAGGGAAGAGTTCCGCCAGAAGTCTGTAACGGCAGCCAATACTGATGCGGTATTATCCGGTTTTGGTATGGATGGATACAGGCTCGCGATTTTAAGTTTAAAGTGA
- a CDS encoding helix-turn-helix domain-containing protein, whose amino-acid sequence MSKKNEDIEKLKHELIDRYVILMLFILGIYTVIFTFYIYDKIMSWYLLGGFVFIGYSYFLARRRFPTNTIVHLYLITAPLYNFYIMLAFWNNSVASFCWLLPLPLGAYIFFTKKEVLVYSFYTLFIIVTGYILANNLELDFPKHSQKEVTFTDTILIASNILVVTLLIYYKDKIRKLEILSEAVPTGKAEKEKVNVTEFILDDNDIDNENMEKLFSKIDASMTGNMLFKDVKFNLSTLSVALDVNSTYISKAIRYKGYPNFNYYLNTYRINYVKKLFTEVDFQKTTLMYVYTEAGFSNQSTFNRVFKQIEGITPSEYFHKNMKNSNGNSM is encoded by the coding sequence ATGAGCAAAAAAAATGAAGACATAGAAAAGCTAAAACATGAACTGATAGACAGGTATGTAATTCTGATGCTTTTTATCCTGGGAATTTATACCGTTATTTTCACGTTCTACATCTATGATAAAATAATGTCGTGGTATCTGTTGGGCGGATTCGTTTTTATTGGTTACAGTTATTTTCTGGCTCGAAGAAGATTTCCTACAAATACAATTGTGCATTTGTATTTAATAACTGCACCTTTATATAATTTTTATATTATGCTTGCTTTCTGGAATAATTCGGTTGCAAGCTTTTGCTGGCTTCTTCCGCTTCCTTTAGGGGCATATATTTTCTTTACGAAAAAAGAAGTTTTAGTGTATTCTTTTTATACCCTGTTCATCATTGTTACAGGATACATCCTTGCCAATAACCTTGAACTGGATTTCCCTAAACATTCTCAAAAAGAAGTAACATTTACAGATACAATCCTGATTGCGTCAAATATATTAGTCGTTACTTTATTAATATACTACAAGGATAAAATCAGAAAGCTTGAAATTTTATCAGAAGCTGTACCTACCGGAAAAGCAGAAAAAGAGAAAGTAAATGTTACAGAATTTATTTTAGATGATAATGATATCGACAATGAAAACATGGAAAAGCTGTTCTCCAAAATTGATGCCTCCATGACTGGAAACATGCTTTTCAAAGATGTAAAATTTAATCTTTCCACTTTAAGTGTGGCGCTGGACGTCAACAGCACTTACATATCGAAAGCGATCCGGTATAAAGGGTATCCTAATTTTAATTATTATTTGAACACTTACAGAATCAATTATGTGAAAAAGCTGTTCACAGAAGTTGATTTTCAGAAAACAACACTTATGTATGTTTACACTGAGGCAGGCTTCTCTAACCAGTCTACATTTAACCGGGTTTTCAAACAGATTGAAGGGATTACTCCCTCAGAATATTTTCATAAGAACATGAAAAACAGTAATGGAAACAGTATGTAA
- a CDS encoding transposase — translation MRFDFKNIHIGECIKTRAEELEISVSRICKFHKITEEEMYEMFDTKSLDTETLLRWCKLLEYDFFRIYAQHLILFAPGNGSSFNLPENGKPSLPEFRKNVYTRQVVDFILELIKTGEKTKLQILEEYRIPKTTLYKWISKYDETQ, via the coding sequence ATGAGATTTGATTTTAAAAACATTCACATCGGTGAATGTATAAAGACAAGAGCAGAAGAACTGGAAATTTCTGTATCCCGGATCTGTAAATTTCACAAAATTACAGAAGAAGAAATGTATGAAATGTTTGATACGAAAAGTCTGGATACGGAAACTCTTCTTAGATGGTGCAAGCTTCTGGAATATGATTTTTTCCGAATCTATGCCCAGCATCTTATTTTATTTGCTCCCGGAAACGGCTCATCGTTTAATCTTCCGGAAAATGGCAAACCCTCACTTCCGGAATTTAGGAAAAATGTTTACACTAGGCAGGTTGTGGATTTTATTCTGGAATTAATAAAGACAGGAGAAAAAACAAAACTTCAGATATTGGAAGAGTATAGGATTCCCAAAACTACACTTTATAAATGGATCAGTAAATACGATGAGACACAATGA
- a CDS encoding helix-turn-helix domain-containing protein, whose translation MERSAPDYKKIYTDIIFRKCPEKYGLCDFILQKETLSVLDVIKLNQLIFDVEDQQIAQFNQKQRSYDEASILEILEFQERNGYNNTELADEFKLSRNSVAKWKKIFKSKAQTN comes from the coding sequence ATGGAAAGATCAGCACCGGATTATAAGAAAATATACACGGACATTATTTTTAGAAAATGCCCTGAGAAATACGGGCTTTGTGATTTTATTTTGCAGAAAGAAACTCTGTCCGTTTTAGACGTTATTAAATTAAATCAGCTGATTTTTGATGTTGAAGACCAGCAGATAGCTCAGTTTAACCAAAAACAAAGATCGTATGATGAAGCTTCGATTTTGGAAATCCTGGAATTTCAGGAGAGAAACGGGTATAATAATACAGAATTAGCGGATGAATTTAAATTAAGCAGAAACTCTGTAGCAAAATGGAAAAAAATATTCAAGAGCAAAGCCCAAACTAACTGA
- a CDS encoding SusC/RagA family TonB-linked outer membrane protein: protein MISKSLIDSKAWIPSAAVFFLGIISANAQEIKPKKDTVKEKEIDEVVVIAYGKAKRTSYTGSVATISSEKINNRPVTNITKALEGQVPGIQAVSASGQPGATASVRIRGIGSISASSDPLYVVDGIPFDGNINSISPNDIESISVLKDATASSLYGSRGANGIIIITTKSGKKGESRVNFNISQGFSTRAVKDYKQVSTDEYFQLYWEALRNGYKSGQISSQQAAQMASDNLVNALGINPYGAGFPKPVGTDGKLLPGAKALWNDDWRDILQRTASRSQVDFDISGGSEKSNYFFSLGYLDDKGIAIESGFQKFSTRLKINSEVKKWLNAGANLSYTNSIQQAPPSSDSRTDNIINAARVIPSFYPYYERNADGSYVLDSEGNRIYDFGKYRPTSALQNQNAAATLPLDKNENKEDNFSGKGFLEFIFLPELRFKTSFSVDLVNYNGHYYSNPLIGEGSETGGSVTKSNSRTLSYTTSNILTFDKKFGKHHLSVLGGQEFYKYDYQTISGSRSQFSLPYYYEPDAAALLGSFSGNRDQFSLLSFLGRAEYDFNNTYFLSVSGRADGSSRFFADNRWGKFWSVGASWKVSNEDFIKNLNVFNQLTLRASYGGQGNDKLRRPNGSSLYYAYQELYRFYNNLGEPGTVLEKVQTNDVKWETNLNLNVGLEFAILNNRVKGNVEYFKRKSQDLLFNMPVAPSLGISDFPFNIGTIQNTGFEFSLFTTPIKNDDFQWNVDVNLSTLTNKITKLPKGSVITGTKRLEVGGSIYDFFIPEWIGVDPSNGKPLWRYIYQDTNGNTVDGTTSEYAKATKTVQGSALPKVTGGVTTTIAYKNFDFSGLLTFSIGGKILDTDYTSLMSNGNAGGRAWSAEMLNRWTPENPNTDVPALSTTTNNWTSTSSRFLYSGTYARLKNVSLGYTLPSDYFEKLGLKKFRIYVQAENLLTFYKHKGMDPEQALDGTTYYRYPAMRTITFGLQATL, encoded by the coding sequence ATGATTAGTAAGAGTTTAATTGATTCCAAGGCTTGGATTCCTTCTGCCGCTGTATTTTTCTTAGGAATTATCAGTGCAAATGCCCAGGAAATAAAGCCGAAAAAAGATACAGTCAAAGAAAAGGAAATTGATGAGGTGGTAGTCATTGCTTACGGTAAAGCCAAAAGAACAAGCTATACAGGTTCCGTAGCCACTATTTCCAGCGAAAAAATCAACAACAGGCCCGTTACCAATATTACAAAAGCTCTCGAAGGGCAGGTTCCGGGAATTCAGGCGGTAAGTGCTTCAGGACAGCCTGGAGCAACGGCTTCAGTAAGAATAAGAGGAATTGGTTCCATTAGTGCTTCCAGTGACCCTCTGTATGTAGTGGATGGAATTCCTTTTGATGGGAATATCAATTCCATCAGTCCGAATGATATAGAATCCATAAGTGTTTTAAAAGACGCCACAGCAAGTTCATTATATGGTTCAAGAGGAGCTAACGGGATCATCATCATTACCACAAAATCCGGTAAAAAAGGAGAATCCAGGGTCAATTTCAATATCAGTCAGGGATTTTCTACCAGAGCCGTAAAAGATTATAAGCAGGTAAGTACCGATGAGTATTTCCAATTGTATTGGGAAGCATTGAGAAACGGTTACAAATCCGGGCAAATATCTTCCCAGCAGGCCGCACAGATGGCAAGCGACAACCTTGTGAATGCTCTGGGAATAAACCCTTACGGAGCCGGTTTCCCCAAACCTGTAGGAACAGACGGAAAACTTCTTCCGGGAGCAAAAGCTTTATGGAATGACGACTGGAGAGATATTCTTCAAAGGACGGCCTCCAGAAGCCAGGTAGATTTTGACATCAGCGGAGGCAGCGAAAAAAGCAATTATTTCTTCTCCTTAGGATACCTTGATGATAAAGGAATTGCCATAGAATCTGGATTTCAAAAGTTTTCCACCAGGCTAAAAATTAATTCTGAAGTTAAAAAATGGCTGAACGCCGGAGCCAATTTAAGTTACACCAACAGTATTCAGCAGGCACCGCCATCTTCAGATTCCAGAACAGACAATATCATCAATGCAGCCAGGGTAATACCTTCTTTCTACCCATATTATGAAAGAAATGCTGACGGAAGTTATGTGCTGGATTCAGAAGGAAACAGGATCTATGATTTCGGGAAATACAGACCCACAAGTGCATTGCAGAACCAAAATGCAGCTGCAACACTGCCTTTGGATAAAAACGAAAACAAAGAAGACAATTTTTCAGGAAAAGGATTTTTAGAATTTATCTTTCTTCCCGAACTGAGATTTAAAACCAGTTTTTCAGTTGATCTTGTAAATTACAACGGACATTACTATTCCAATCCGCTGATCGGGGAAGGAAGCGAAACAGGAGGTTCCGTAACGAAATCGAACAGCAGAACCCTTTCCTATACAACCAGTAATATTCTGACTTTTGACAAGAAGTTCGGAAAGCATCACCTAAGTGTTTTGGGAGGCCAGGAATTTTACAAATATGATTACCAGACGATATCCGGTTCCAGAAGCCAGTTTTCCCTTCCTTATTACTACGAGCCTGATGCTGCGGCGCTGCTGGGAAGCTTCAGTGGAAACAGAGATCAGTTTTCCTTATTAAGTTTCCTGGGAAGAGCAGAATATGATTTTAATAATACTTACTTTTTGTCAGTTTCCGGAAGAGCAGATGGTTCTTCAAGATTCTTTGCAGATAACAGATGGGGGAAATTCTGGTCAGTGGGAGCTTCATGGAAAGTCTCAAATGAAGATTTTATCAAAAACCTGAATGTTTTCAATCAACTGACATTGCGTGCAAGTTACGGTGGTCAGGGGAATGATAAATTAAGGAGACCCAACGGATCTTCTCTTTACTATGCTTACCAGGAATTGTACAGGTTTTATAATAACCTTGGCGAGCCGGGAACAGTTCTGGAAAAAGTGCAGACCAATGATGTGAAGTGGGAAACCAACCTTAATTTAAATGTAGGTCTTGAGTTTGCAATTCTGAATAACAGGGTAAAAGGTAACGTAGAATATTTCAAACGAAAGAGTCAGGATCTTCTGTTTAATATGCCGGTTGCCCCATCTCTGGGAATCAGTGATTTTCCTTTCAATATCGGGACAATACAGAATACCGGTTTTGAATTCTCATTATTCACAACACCAATCAAGAACGACGATTTCCAGTGGAATGTAGATGTGAACCTGAGTACTTTGACCAATAAAATTACAAAATTGCCTAAAGGATCTGTAATAACAGGAACAAAACGCCTTGAAGTAGGTGGTTCCATCTATGATTTCTTTATTCCTGAATGGATAGGCGTTGATCCTTCCAACGGAAAACCTTTATGGAGATACATTTACCAGGATACCAATGGAAATACGGTAGACGGAACCACTTCAGAGTATGCAAAAGCTACAAAAACAGTACAGGGATCTGCGCTGCCTAAAGTAACGGGAGGAGTTACCACAACTATTGCGTATAAAAACTTTGATTTTTCAGGATTGCTGACTTTCAGCATCGGAGGAAAGATCCTTGATACGGATTACACATCATTAATGTCCAACGGAAACGCCGGAGGACGCGCGTGGAGTGCAGAAATGCTGAACAGATGGACTCCGGAAAACCCGAACACAGATGTTCCGGCGCTAAGCACGACAACGAATAACTGGACTTCCACTTCTTCAAGATTTTTGTATTCCGGAACGTATGCAAGACTTAAAAACGTAAGCCTGGGCTATACACTCCCTTCCGATTATTTTGAAAAATTAGGACTAAAAAAATTCAGAATCTACGTTCAGGCAGAAAATCTTCTGACCTTCTACAAGCATAAAGGCATGGACCCGGAACAGGCATTGGACGGGACTACCTATTACAGGTATCCGGCTATGAGAACTATAACTTTCGGTCTTCAGGCAACTCTTTAA